The following are encoded together in the Nymphaea colorata isolate Beijing-Zhang1983 chromosome 14, ASM883128v2, whole genome shotgun sequence genome:
- the LOC116267580 gene encoding uncharacterized protein LOC116267580 isoform X3, with protein sequence MVAITPVIAARVLFSVLGLFMLATLLYTIFTDGSPFRKEVLTPWMGATLIDFYINVAAIWAWVIYKESNCFGALLWIVLLICFGSYILFCSISTCLYIVIELFKLSPEDPLYLVFLNSRSSVVDN encoded by the exons atgGTGGCGATCACACCAGTCATTGCGGCGAGAGTGCTGTTCAGCGTGCTGGGATTATTCATGTTGGCGACTCTCCTCTACACTATCTTCACCGACGGCTCTCCTTTTCGGAAAGAAGTCCTGACTCC GTGGATGGGAGCAACTTTGATTGATTTCTATATCAATGTTGCAGCAATTTGG GCCTGGGTGATCTACAAGGAATCTAATTGCTTTGGTGCTCTTCTTTGGATAGTTTTGTTGATATGTTTTGGCAG TTACATCTTGTTTTGCAGCATCTCCACATGCCTCTACATTGTTATCGAGCTTTTTAAGCTCTCACCTGAAGATCCACTGTACCTTGTCTTCTTAAACTCACGAAGCAG TGTTGTAGACAATTAA
- the LOC116267580 gene encoding uncharacterized protein LOC116267580 isoform X5: MVAITPVIAARVLFSVLGLFMLATLLYTIFTDGSPFRKEVLTPWMGATLIDFYINVAAIWAWVIYKESNCFGALLWIVLLICFGSISTCLYIVIELFKLSPEDPLYLVFLNSRSSVVDN, encoded by the exons atgGTGGCGATCACACCAGTCATTGCGGCGAGAGTGCTGTTCAGCGTGCTGGGATTATTCATGTTGGCGACTCTCCTCTACACTATCTTCACCGACGGCTCTCCTTTTCGGAAAGAAGTCCTGACTCC GTGGATGGGAGCAACTTTGATTGATTTCTATATCAATGTTGCAGCAATTTGG GCCTGGGTGATCTACAAGGAATCTAATTGCTTTGGTGCTCTTCTTTGGATAGTTTTGTTGATATGTTTTGGCAG CATCTCCACATGCCTCTACATTGTTATCGAGCTTTTTAAGCTCTCACCTGAAGATCCACTGTACCTTGTCTTCTTAAACTCACGAAGCAG TGTTGTAGACAATTAA
- the LOC116267580 gene encoding uncharacterized protein LOC116267580 isoform X1 yields the protein MVAITPVIAARVLFSVLGLFMLATLLYTIFTDGSPFRKEVLTPWMGATLIDFYINVAAIWAWVIYKESNCFGALLWIVLLICFGSYILFCSISTCLYIVIELFKLSPEDPLYLVFLNSRSRFSSVPGRECESC from the exons atgGTGGCGATCACACCAGTCATTGCGGCGAGAGTGCTGTTCAGCGTGCTGGGATTATTCATGTTGGCGACTCTCCTCTACACTATCTTCACCGACGGCTCTCCTTTTCGGAAAGAAGTCCTGACTCC GTGGATGGGAGCAACTTTGATTGATTTCTATATCAATGTTGCAGCAATTTGG GCCTGGGTGATCTACAAGGAATCTAATTGCTTTGGTGCTCTTCTTTGGATAGTTTTGTTGATATGTTTTGGCAG TTACATCTTGTTTTGCAGCATCTCCACATGCCTCTACATTGTTATCGAGCTTTTTAAGCTCTCACCTGAAGATCCACTGTACCTTGTCTTCTTAAACTCACGAAGCAG ATTTTCTTCTGTGCCAGGAAGGGAATGTGAATCATGCTAA
- the LOC116267580 gene encoding uncharacterized protein LOC116267580 isoform X2 — MVAITPVIAARVLFSVLGLFMLATLLYTIFTDGSPFRKEVLTPWMGATLIDFYINVAAIWAWVIYKESNCFGALLWIVLLICFGSISTCLYIVIELFKLSPEDPLYLVFLNSRSRFSSVPGRECESC, encoded by the exons atgGTGGCGATCACACCAGTCATTGCGGCGAGAGTGCTGTTCAGCGTGCTGGGATTATTCATGTTGGCGACTCTCCTCTACACTATCTTCACCGACGGCTCTCCTTTTCGGAAAGAAGTCCTGACTCC GTGGATGGGAGCAACTTTGATTGATTTCTATATCAATGTTGCAGCAATTTGG GCCTGGGTGATCTACAAGGAATCTAATTGCTTTGGTGCTCTTCTTTGGATAGTTTTGTTGATATGTTTTGGCAG CATCTCCACATGCCTCTACATTGTTATCGAGCTTTTTAAGCTCTCACCTGAAGATCCACTGTACCTTGTCTTCTTAAACTCACGAAGCAG ATTTTCTTCTGTGCCAGGAAGGGAATGTGAATCATGCTAA
- the LOC116267580 gene encoding uncharacterized protein LOC116267580 isoform X6, with protein MVAITPVIAARVLFSVLGLFMLATLLYTIFTDGSPFRKEVLTPWMGATLIDFYINVAAIWAWVIYKESNCFGALLWIVLLICFGSISTCLYIVIELFKLSPEDPLYLVFLNSRSRKGM; from the exons atgGTGGCGATCACACCAGTCATTGCGGCGAGAGTGCTGTTCAGCGTGCTGGGATTATTCATGTTGGCGACTCTCCTCTACACTATCTTCACCGACGGCTCTCCTTTTCGGAAAGAAGTCCTGACTCC GTGGATGGGAGCAACTTTGATTGATTTCTATATCAATGTTGCAGCAATTTGG GCCTGGGTGATCTACAAGGAATCTAATTGCTTTGGTGCTCTTCTTTGGATAGTTTTGTTGATATGTTTTGGCAG CATCTCCACATGCCTCTACATTGTTATCGAGCTTTTTAAGCTCTCACCTGAAGATCCACTGTACCTTGTCTTCTTAAACTCACGAAGCAG GAAGGGAATGTGA
- the LOC116267580 gene encoding uncharacterized protein LOC116267580 isoform X4 translates to MVAITPVIAARVLFSVLGLFMLATLLYTIFTDGSPFRKEVLTPWMGATLIDFYINVAAIWAWVIYKESNCFGALLWIVLLICFGSYILFCSISTCLYIVIELFKLSPEDPLYLVFLNSRSRKGM, encoded by the exons atgGTGGCGATCACACCAGTCATTGCGGCGAGAGTGCTGTTCAGCGTGCTGGGATTATTCATGTTGGCGACTCTCCTCTACACTATCTTCACCGACGGCTCTCCTTTTCGGAAAGAAGTCCTGACTCC GTGGATGGGAGCAACTTTGATTGATTTCTATATCAATGTTGCAGCAATTTGG GCCTGGGTGATCTACAAGGAATCTAATTGCTTTGGTGCTCTTCTTTGGATAGTTTTGTTGATATGTTTTGGCAG TTACATCTTGTTTTGCAGCATCTCCACATGCCTCTACATTGTTATCGAGCTTTTTAAGCTCTCACCTGAAGATCCACTGTACCTTGTCTTCTTAAACTCACGAAGCAG GAAGGGAATGTGA
- the LOC116267529 gene encoding uncharacterized protein LOC116267529 — MASVALIRSRKFVLDRLKLSCISVSSYSNLCNPPLFSQCSNGPECVSGPSPGEENNERVVKVVELGIAGRLLDSPTKQLWSSDHYFISKIGPGNGRTGLMLPLGVRWMSQSLRTASTATVKEPSIDSGVEPNEEQTKKQIKEASPEECDQAVEGLSSAKAKAKQFQESQKKAKSPIERVWAVLLGVGPALRAVASMSREDWAKKLVHWKNEFWEALQHYWLGTKLLWADVRICSRLLLKLAGGRNLSRRERQQLTRTTADIFRLVPFAVFIIVPFMEFLLPVFLKVFPNMLPSTFQDKMKEQEALKRRLNARIEYAKFLQDTVKEMAKEVQKTRSGEIKKTAEDLDEFLNKVRTGGHVSNEEILAFAKLFNDELTLDNISRPRLINMCKYMGISPYGTDAYLRYMLRKRLAWIKNDDKMIQAEGIESLSEAELRQACRDRGQLGLLSVEEMRQQLRDWLDLSLNHSVPSSLLILSRAFTVSGKIKPEEAVQATLSSLPDEVVDTVGVTALPSEDSLAERRRKLEFLEMQEELIKEEAEEEEEQARKKESAVDREDVALREMTIPTAREAQELAKAKATEKEEQLCKLSRALAVLASASSVSREREEFLSLVNKEIELYNSMVRKEGEEGEEEAKKAYRAAREESDHAAEMAMGHKVSSALINRVDAMLQKLEKEIDDVDAIIGDRWRLLDRDYDGKVTPEEVAAAAMYLKDTIGQEGVQELVSNLAKDREGKILVEDIVRLGAQGDDIDSSESKEK, encoded by the exons ATGGCTTCTGTTGCATTAATTAGAAGCAGAAAGTTTGTTCTAGATCGTCTGAAGTTGTCTTGCATTTCAGTTTCTAGTTATTCGAATTTATGCAACCCGCCACTTTTCTCTCAATGCTCAAATGGCCCTGAATGTGTCTCTGGCCCGTCACCTGGAGAGGAAAACAATGAAAGGGTGGTGAAGGTTGTGGAACTGGGCATTGCTGGGAGGCTCCTTGATTCACCCACAAAACAATTATGGAGTTCAGAtcattattttatatcaaaaattggCCCTGGGAATGGAAGAACAGGATTGATGCTTCCCTTGGGAGTCAGGTGGATGTCACAATCTTTACGCACTGCTTCAACAGCTACAGTCAAGGAACCTAGCATTGATTCTGGGGTTGAACCTAATGAAGAGCAGACCAAGAAGCAAATAAAGGAGGCATCACCAGAGGAATGCGATCAGGCAGTTGAGGGTCTGAGTTCTGCAAAAGCCAAAGCTAAGCAGTTCCAAGAATCACAGAAGAAAGCAAAATCTCCTATAGAGAGGGTATGGGCTGTTCTTCTGGGAGTTGGACCTGCATTACGTGCAGTTGCTTCTATGAGCAG GGAAGACTGGGCTAAGAAACTGGTTCATTGGAAGAATGAATTTTGGGAAGCTCTCCAACACTATTGGCTTGGAACAAAGCTACTTTGGGCTGATGTTAGGATTTGTTCAAGACTGCTTTTGAAGCTTGCTGGTGGAAGAAACCTTTCAAGAAGGGAAAGGCAGCAGCTAACCAGAACTACAGCTGACATTTTCAGGCTAGTTCCATTTGCAGTATTTATTATAGTTCCATTCATGGAGTTCTTGCTGCCGGTGTTTCTGAAAGTATTTCCAAACATGTTACCGTCTACGTTCCAGGACAAAATGAAAGAACAG GAGGCACTTAAAAGGCGTCTTAATGCAAGGATCGAATATGCAAAATTCTTACAAGACACAGTTAAGGAAATGGCAAAAGAAGTACAAAAAACTCGTAGTGGAGAAATTAAGAAGACAGCGGAGGATCTTGATGAATTCCTCAACAAG GTTAGGACTGGTGGTCATGTCAGCAATGAGGAAATATTGGCATTTGCAAAGCTGTTCAATGACGAGTTAACTTTGGACAACATCAGCAG ACCGAGGTTAATAAACATGTGCAAGTACATGGGAATCAGCCCTTATGGGACAGATGCATATCTGCGTTACATGCTTCGTAAGAGGCTGGCTTG GATTAAGAATGACGATAAGATGATCCAAGCCGAGGGCATTGAGTCATTGTCAGAAGCTGAACTTCGGCAAGCTTGCAGGGACCGAGGCCAACTGGGACTTCTCTCAGTTGAGGAGATGCGCCAACAG CTTCGTGATTGGCTGGACTTGTCTCTCAACCATTCAGTGCCATCCTCTCTCCTTATTCTGTCTAG AGCCTTCACCGTATCTGGAAAGATCAAACCCGAGGAGGCTGTTCAAGCCACTCTGTCCTCACTTCCAGATGAGGTTGTTGATACAGTCGGTGTGACTGCCTTGCCAAGTGAAGATTCTCTTGCTGAGAGGAGGAGAAAATTGGAGTTCCTTGAAATGCAAGAAGAATTAATCAAG GAGGAGgctgaagaggaagaggagcaaGCACGGAAAAAGGAATCTGCAGTTGATCGGGAAGATGTTGCTTTGAGGGAGATGACAATTCCCACTGCAAGGGAAGCACAGGAGCTAGCAAAGGCCAAAGCAACGGAGAAGGAGGAGCAGCTATGCAAACTCAGCCGTGCTCTGGCTGTCCTAGCATCTGCATCG TCTGTCAGCCGGGAGCGTGAGGAGTTTTTAAGCCTGGTCAACAAAGAG ATAGAGTTGTATAATAGCATGGTGCGAAAAGAAGGTGAAGAAGGTGAGGAAGAAGCTAAAAAAGCATATCGTGCTGCAAGAGAAGAAAGTGACCATGCAGCTGAAATGGCTATGGGGCACAAAGTGTCATCTGCACTCATTAATAGA GTTGATGCAATGCTTCAAAAGCTGGAGAAGGAAATTGATGATGTGGATGCCATCATAGGTGATCGCTGGAGACTGCTTGATAG AGATTATGATGGTAAGGTTACTCCAGAAGAAGTGGCGGCTGCAGCCATGTACCTCAAAGACACGATAGGCCAGGAAGGAGTTCAAGAACTCGTCAGCAATCTTGCAAAAGACAGAG AAGGGAAGATCCTCGTGGAAGACATCGTCAGGCTTGGTGCACAAGGCGATGATATTGATTCATCTGAATCAAAAGAGAAATAA